From Nitrospira sp.:
CGAAAGCGATGGTCGGTGCGGCCTATAGCGCGTTTGAGCAGATTCCTGAAGCGCTTCTCTTAGCCTTCAATGCTCCGGCGATTGAAGGTGTCGGGGCGGCAGGCGGCTTCTCCGCACAGTTGCAAGATCCCACAGGAGAGGATTTCAAACAGTTTGCCGAAGCGGCTCAGCAGTTTGTTGAACGGGCGCAAAAAGAACCGGCCATCGGCCGGGTGGGAACGAATTTCCGTGTGTCTTCCCCGCGGGTCTATACCCATGTGAATCGCGAACGTGCGAAATCCTTAGGGATACCGATCTCGGAAATCTTCGATACCTTACAGGCCTACTTCGGCAATTTTTACATCAACGATTTCATCAAATTTGGGCGGGTCTATCACGTGCAGACGGAAGCGGAAGCGGAGTATCGGGCGACGCCTCAAGACTTTTCGAAGATCTACGTGCGGGCTCCGAGCGCTCATGGAGCGAACATGATTCCGCTCGATACGGTGGTGACGGCAGAGTATCAGAGCGGACCGGATCCGGTGAAACACTTCAATGGATACAATACCGCCCTTGTGCTGGGTGCCGTCGCGCCGGGATACAGCTCCGGTCAAGCACTCGAAGCGCTGGATCGTGTGGCCAAAGAAGTGTTGGTTCCACGAGGGTATGGGATCGATTGGAGCGGCCTTTCGTTTCAGGAACGACGGGTTGGAGGTCAGTCCAACCTCGTCTTCGTCGTCGGTCTTCTGATGGTGTTCCTGGTATTGGCGGCACAGTTCGAGAGTTGGGTCGTCCCATTCGCAGTTATTCTGGCCGTCCCGTTTGGGATTTTTGGCGCACTTAGCGCCGTGTGGGTACGTGGCTTCGAGAACGACATTTACTTTCAGATCGGATTGGTGACGTTGATCGGGCTGACGGCGAAGAACGCGATCCTGATCGTCGAATTTGCTAATACCCGATACGAGGAAGGACGTCCCCTGATCGAGGCCGCACTCGAAGCGGCTCGATTGCGTTTTCGACCGATTATCATGACATCGATGGCCTTTATTCTCGGCATGGTGCCATTGGTTGTGGCCAGAGGAGCCGGAGCGGCAAGCCGTCAGTCAATCGGGACCGGTGTCATGGGTGGCATGGTGGCCGCGACATTTCTGGCGATCTTTTTTGTTCCTCTGTTCTATGTGGTGCTACGAAAAATGGTACGGCGTAAGCAGTCATCGAGAGCAAACTTGGGCTGAACGCTGACATGATGGGTCCTCTCATTGGGAATGAATTATGAAGATTTCTTCATGAACTTCTAATGCCTTCTTCATCTTTAGGGGGGTATGCTTTGTAGTAGGCCTAGTGGAAGGGGGTGAGCGTCGATGACCAAGAACTTTATCGCCATCTCCGTGCGGAGCATTCTAAACGGATTGTCATGCGGGATGCGATCGAAGGAGAGCATGGCAGCAATCTTACAAAAGGTCTCGAACTATCAGGCTGTCGTGGTGTGTGTGCTTCTAGCGGCTCAGCTGCCCGGTTTTGCCTATGCTCATGGCAAAGTCATAATCGAGGAAGACATGTGCGTCCGACGAGTCGGCGGCAATCTGGTTCATTTCAATGCCTATCAACCGCAGAATGAAGCCAGGGCGCAGTACTGTACCGAAATTCCCGGTGAGGGTGAGACGTTTCTTGTTGTGGACCTCGTAGATCCAGCATTGCGGAACACAGCGGTGGCTATGCGGGTGGTGCGGGGTCTCAATGAAACCGCGGAAGACCAGACGGTGGCCTACTGGCCTCCGGTGATCCATCCAGATGGCGTGGTCCGCGGCGAAACCGCGCTTGCAAAAGGGCTCTATACACTGATCATTACGCCAGATGGCCTAAGCTCATCGTCTTATGTTTTGCGGGTGCAGCAGGTCGACTATACACACATTGCGAGAAAAGCGATTGGGCCGCTGGCCATTCTGCTTCTTCTCGCCTTGATCGGGTACGAATTCTCAAAATCCAATCGGTTTAGGAACTGGCGGGTCTCCGGACCTGCGTAACGATTCGATTCATGCGAGGGTGCTTTAACAAGGAGGGACAGAACTATGGCTAGTCAAGAGCGCGGGTATGATATTTCGCAGTGGTACGACTCGCGGCCAGCCAAGCTCGGCTGGTTTGGGATGTTGGCGATCGGCGTGTTTTGGGTCGTGTATCAACGGACCTTCGGGTACTCCCACGGGCTCGACTCCATGACCCCGGAGTTTGAGTCGGTGTGGATGGGGCTGTGGCGGTTTAACATCGTCGCCAACGCCATCTTCTTTGCCGTGGCGGTGGGCTGGATTTGGGTGACGCGGGATCGCAACTTCGCGAACCTGGACCCGAAGCTCGAGCTGAAGCGGTACTTTTATTTCATGGGGTGGTTGGTGTGCTACATCTGGGGCGTGTACTACGCGGGGAGCTACACCCTGGAGCAGGATGCGGCGTGGCACCAAGTGATCATCCGCGACACCAGCTTCACGGCGAGCCACATTGTGGCGTTCTACGGGACGTTCCCGCTGTACATCACGTGCGGGGTGTCGAGCTACCTGTATGCGCAGACGCGGTTGCCGCTGTACAGCCAGGCGACATCGTTTCCGTTGGTGGCGGCGGTGGTGGGGCCGATGTTCATTCTGCCGAACGTGGGGCTCAACGAGTGGGGCCATGCGTTCTGGTTTGTGGATGAGCTGTTTGCGGCGCCGTTGCACTGGGGCTTTGTGACGTTGGGCTGGTGCGGGTTGTTCCGGGGCCGGCGGGGGGCGTGGCGGCACAGATTGTGAGCCGCATGTCGAACCTGGCGGACGTGGTCTGGAACAATGCACCGAAGAGCATCCTGGATCCGTTCCCCAGCCAGGTGGATCCGAATGCGAAGCCTGGCTACTGAGCCGTAGAGAGAGGACGTATGCGGTAAGCAAGGGCCCGGGGCTCCAGTGATGGGGCTCCGGGCCTTCTCGTGTCCGCCTCGGGCAGTTTATTTACACAATAGTGACCGTTGAGGTAGATGAGTTTCAGGCACCAACTGGGAGTTCAATACTGGCGATGTTGTTCCTTTTGTCGCAAGAGGAACGGGAGTGGGATGGAGAGAGATCTTGAACGTCATGGGGATGCGAAGAAATAGGCTTGATTGCAGAGAAAGCAGCCTGCCGTCCTTGCTCTGGTGAGTTTCATCTGATATGAGAAGGGTTGGGATCGAGGCATGAAGACACGTCGAATAACAAAAACAAGATATCGCGCCAAGCCAGGAACGGGTCATATCCGCGATGCTGCCGACGCGGCTCGGCTGGAAAGACTGAAAAACTCTTCACGTAGGGCTGTCTACAGCCGATCAGGTCTCCCGCCGATCTCTCTGCAGTTCGAAGTCAGGCGACTCCCTTCGAAGAATGGTCACGTTGCACCGAAAGAAGCCTCTTCGCGATTTGAAGCAGCATATACGCTCTTCAGGCAGAGACATCCCAACAGCGTTCCGATTACCGGACGGCAAATCCCTCCGACGAACTGCTCTCCTCTTGAGTATGTCGAATGGGCCATCTGGAAAGCCAGGGAGCGATGGAGCGACGCAATATGGGATAACTGGTTCTTAGGCTTCTATGAAAACCTGGCCAAATCCGAGTCGCTCAAGGAGGTGTGCCAGGATCAATGTCAATCCACCGACGCCGCCTATGCACTGCTCGGACTCCTGCTGTGGGATGCCGACCGGTCAGAGCTTGCAAAAACGACGGGAGAATACGTCGGTGGGCGAGGGGAGCGCGATGTCATCGAAGAACAAGCGCGAGAATCCCTATGGCGAACGTCAGAACCCGATGCAAAGCAATTGCTCAAGATCCAAGAGTTAGTGAAGGGCCTAACGTTCGATTACGCCTTGGAGGTGAAGAAAGCCCTCACACCAGGCGTCGAACACAAGCGGCATCATCGGAAGACACTCGCCGAAATTATGGATGGTTTCGTGGATGCCTTTGTCAAAGAAACAAAAGGCAGAGCGAAAGCCTATGCTGGCACCACTAAACAGAGCACAGGGCGGCCAGAGGCTGGACTTACCTCGCGGGACATGTTCTGTGCCTTGGTGAACCACTTTGTGAAAGAAGCATTTAGAGGGGAAGACCATATTGGGCCAACCATCCTTATCATTAAGGACTTTATCCCTGGTCTGCTGAAGGACAACCACGCTGAACCCATAAAAGAGGCCAATGCCTTTGTTCAGCGGCTGGAGACCTTTAGAAAGAAGAACGGTGTGAACAAGGAGTTCAACTCGCTTGTCGCGCTCTACAAGACAGATCGCTCCTTCCCATCCATCATGAAGACCTTTCAACCTGAATAGCGATACGCGAGGTAGTTCCGCACCCGTTGCTATGGGTGGCTCAGTTTTGCCGTATTACCTGCACAGGTTGCCGCTCCAGGCGCCCGACTTGGCTTGCCCGGATGGTCGAGACGATCTTCACTCCTGAGAACGTTGACCGCTTCATCGTTCCCCTCCTTTCGCCAAAGACCACGTCAGTCGTCATCTCGCTTCAGTCCTAGAGCGCCGTCGATTTGAGGGGCGCCATGTTGCAGTTCTGACGAGCCTCGATTAGATCGTGACGAGGGCTCGGTGAAGATGACCAAACCACACATAAATGCTGGATCAGTTTGGACCTTCAATCAACTAGGACAGGACTGAGATAGTTGGGAGGGGACAAACAACGAAGATTGGTTGCGGGGAGAGGATTTGAACCTCTGACCTTTGGGTTATGAGCCCAACGAGCTACCAGGCTGCTCCACCCCGCGGATGGATGCTAACAAAGCGCTGAACAGCAAGTCAAGTTACGGTACAACCCGATTGCTTTCTCCTCACCACGATGCTAAAGCCAACGTATGCGTATCGTCTTCATGGGGACTCCAGAATTTGCCGTGCCTTCATTGGAAGCATTGCTGAAGTCCGATGATCAGGTCGTGGGCATCGTCACACAGCCGGACAGGCCGAAGGGGCGTGGACAACAGCTGACTCCCTCACCGATCAAGCTCATTGCGCAACGCGAAGACGTTCCAATCCTACAACCGGTGAAAATGAAGGCGCCGGAGTTTCTTGAGCCGTTGGCTGCCTGGAAGCCTGATCTTATCGCGGTAACGGCTTTCGGCCGCATTCTGCATCCGGGCATCCTGTCTTTACCGCCCAGCGGCTGTGTGAACGTGCATGGCTCGCTGTTACCGAAGTATCGAGGTGCAGCTCCGGTCCAATGGGCTGTCATCAACGGTGAGAGCGAGACCGGGATCACGACGATGCTGATGGACGAAGGCATGGATACCGGTCCCATGTTGCTCCAAGAGAGGCTCACGATCATGCCGGATGATACGGCTGGGACGTTGGCGCCGCGTCTCGCGGAGTTGGGTGGGCGGTTGCTTGTCGAGACGATTGCACAATGGAAAGCCGGAACGTTGATGCCGAAGAAGCAAGACAATAGGCAGGCAACCATGGCCCCTCTCTTGAAAAAGGAAGACGGTCAGATTGATTGGACGATGAAAGCTCCAGTACTGGCCAATCGAGTGCGAGGACTTTCCCCCTGGCCGGGAGCCTATACATTTTCCGGTGAGGAACGTTGGAATATCTGGAAGGCGGTTTCAACAGGTGGGACGACGACCGACAAACCGGGAACGATCGTTGCCGTAGACAAACAGTCCATCCTGGTCGCAACCGGCGAAGGTATGCTCGAGGTACGAGAAATCCAGACTGCGAATTCGAAACGTATGCCCGTCAGCCAGTTTCTATCAGGGCATAAAGTCTCAGCCGGGATACAACTAGGTTTACAGGATTTGTGATTCCGTCACCGCACACCCCTAGAACGGCCCACCTTCTTGCCGGCGAGATCTGACGAACTCCACCGAGGAACTTCTGTGTCCGAACCATCCCCACGATCCGTCGCGCTGCGCATCCTTCTCGCAAGCCAGCGGACAGATCGTTCCCTCGATGAACTGATTGATCCGCAAGCTGCGTTGATCACCCAGTCTCGTGATCGGTCACTAGTGATGGAGTTGGTGTATGGAGTGTTGCGGCGTCAGGAACCGATTGATTGGCGACTCGATGCGGTGCTTTCCAAACCCCTCCATAGGCTCCCCGTCATCGTCCAGATGTTGCTTCGGCTCGGCGCGTATCAAGTGCTATTTCTGGATCGAGTGCCGGATTCTGCGGCCGTGAATGAAACGGTCCAATTGACCAAAGTCTCTGCACGACAACTTGGTCGTGATTGGAGCGGCTTGGTAAACGGGGTCTTACGCAATCTGATCCGTGCGCCGGTACCATCCCCTCCCGATCCCGCGGCTCACCCAGCTGAATGGCTTTCACTGACATACGGTGTCCCGCTGTGGTTGGCGGAGCGCTGGTTGGAGCGAATGGGGATGGAGCAAGCGGAATCGGCCTGCCGGGCAACCAGCACCGCTCCAGGTCTGACTGTGCGAGTGAATCGTTGTCGGCTAACGAGGGAAGAATTTCTGAAGCGCCTCCAGGAGGCTGGAATTCCGGCCCACCCGACAGCGGTGAGCCCTCTAGGAGTTGTGGTGGAGAAAGGGCAGGGCGTCACCTCCTTGCTGGGTTTCACGGCAGGGGATTTTTATGTCGAAGATGAAGCCGCTCAGCTTATTCCGCCGATCCTTGAACCGCAGTCTGGCGATGTGATTTTAGACGCTTGTGCGGCTCCGGGTGGCAAGGCCACTCATCTCGCGGAGCTCATGGGCGATCACGGGACGATCATCGCCGTTGATCAGAACACTTCCCGGTTGGACTTGTTGCGGGAGAATTGTCTCAGGCTTCGGATGCAGAGCGTTGTGCCTGTGGTTGGAGATGTGAGGCAGCCAGTCCAATGGGTGAGGCTGTTGGCCGGTGGTGCCGATCGGTCAGATATCCCAGACTCCTTCGACCGGATTCTCGTCGATGCACCCTGCAGCGGACTGGGTGTCTTGCGTCGCCATCCTGAGGCAAAGGGACGGAGATCTAATTCGTCATTTGTTCGGCATCAGAAACTTCAAGCGCATATCCTTGAGTCTGTCGCGCGTACCTTGCGACCAGGGGGGGTGCTGGTCTATAGTACGTGCTCGGCGGAAACTGAAGAAACTGAAGAGGTTGTGAACCGGTTTTGCGAAACCGCTCCAGGATGGACGCGTGAATCTGTGGCCCCCTGGCTTCCGCCCACTGCGCTTCAATTTGTAACAGCACAAGGGGCGCTCTCTACCATGTGCAATAATTTTGGAATGGATGGCTTTTACGCGGCTCGTTTACGGAAGGACGAGTGATGCCTTCTCCGATCTACATTGCGCCGTCGATCCTCTCCGCCGATTTTGCCAGATTGGCGGATGAAGTCGCCGCCGTGGAGCGGGCCGGCGCCGATATGCTGCACGTGGACGTCATGGACGGCCACTTTGTGCCGAATTTGACGGTGGGCCCTCCCATTGTAGAAAGTCTTAGAAAGGTTACGAAGCTGCCTCTGGACGTGCACTTGATGATCACGAACGCCGATGCGTTCATCCCAGAGTTTGCCGAAGCCGGTGCCGACTATCTGACCGTGCATGTCGAAGCTTGTCCGCACCTCCATCGAACGATTCAGTCGATTAAGGAACGTGGGGTCAAGGCCGGAGTGACGCTTAATCCCGCTACGCCCATCTCGTCGCTTCAGGAGATCTGGGGTGATATCGACTTGGTGTTGATCATGTCGGTGAATCCAGGGTTCGGCGGCCAAACATTCATTTCTTCGGTGCTGAAGAAAATTGTCGAGGCCCGAAACCAGCTGGATCGAATCAACAGCCAAGCGCTGCTTGAAGTGGACGGCGGCGTGAAGGTCGATAACACGAGGGAGATCGTGGCGGCTGGTGCGACGACGCTCGTCGCTGGATCGGCGATCTTTTCACAACGCGACTATACGGCCACGATCGCCGCCATACGAGCGGCTGCCCAAACAGTCGCCCAACCGACGCCTCGCGCAGCGGTCAATCGATAGGCTATTCAGGGTGGACAACTCTTCCGCAGTCATCGACAGCCTGCATCCTCTCGAAATAAAAGTTCTTACCACCTTCGGCGCGCACCAGCCGGAAACAGTCTTGGACAGCGAACAGTTGGCGTCCGCCGCCGAGTTGGAACCGTCTCAGTTCAGCATGGCGGTCGAATGGCTTTTGGCCAAAGGCCTGATCACGATCCAGGCGGAAACCGTGACGCCGGTCGTGTCACTGACAAAAATTGGCGAGGAGTACCATCGGGGCGCAGCTCCCATCGAACGCGTGTTTGGTGCCGCTCGTGACGCTGCTGGGACGGGAAAACGGCTGACGATCCCTGATCTTCAAACGCAAGATGGACTTGAACCTTCCGATGTCAGTAAGGCGGTGGGGCGACTCAAGAAGGAAGGAGTGTTGCTGATCGTTCAGGGGGGATGCATTGAAACGACCGGACGTCCGAGTCCGACGGTGGAAGCCATTCGGCTGCTGCTACAACAAGTGCATGACTCCTCCTGTGAACTGGCGAAGTTTTCGGACGAGCACCGACACATCATTGAGGACTACGCTGTCAAGCGGGGAAATGCCAAAGAGCCGTTCAGAGTGGATGAGCGAGTGACACGCGCGTTCATGCTCTCTCCATCCGGGGCCAGTGCTGCCGCGCAGTTGATGAAACAGGGGGTCGCCGAAGAAGTCTCGCAAGTGACTCCGGAACTCTTGAAGGACGGAAGTTGGCGCCATAAGCGATTTCGAAAGTACACCATCAGCCTGCGGGCGCCACGCGTCGGCACCGGGAAAAAGCATCCGTACCGAGAATTTCTGGATACCGTCAAAACAAAGCTCGTGAGCATGGGGTTTCAGGAAATGCGTGGGCCGTTGGTTGAAACCGAATTTTGGAATATGGATGCCCTGTTCATGCCACAGTTTCATCCAGCGCGCGATATTCATGATGTGTATTTTGTGAAGCAACCCACCCATGCCTCTGTCATCGATGAGTCGGTGTTGGCGCATGTCGCCCAGGTGCATCAGCACGGGGCTGCGACGGGATCAACGGGCTGGGGGTATTCGTTCGATATTCAGCGCGCCAAGCGACTGGTCTTGCGCAGTCAGGGAACCGCCGTCTCAGCCAGAACATTGGCCGCTTCGCCGAGCATCCCAGGGAAATATTTTTCGATTGCCCGGTGTTTTCGGTACGATCAGGTCGATGCCACCCACGCGACAGATTTTTTCCAGGTGGAAGGCATCGTGCTCGGAGACGACATCAACTTTAGAACGTTGCTGGGGCTTCTGAATCTCTTTGCGCGGGAGGTCGCGCAAGCGAAAGAGGTGAAGTTCTTGCCCGCATATTTCCCATTCACCGAACCCTCCGTCGAGCTGCATGTGCGTCATCCCCGATTAGGGTGGATGGAGCTCGGCGGGGCGGGACTCTTTCGGCCGGAAGTCACCTTGCCGCTTGGAGTCACCGTTCCGGTGATTGCCTGGGGACTTGGACTGGATCGGATGGCGATGGTGGCGCTGGGGATTCACGATATCCGGGAGCTCTTTACAGATAACCTGGAATTAATCCGTACCACCAGGGGATCCTTTTAGCGCACGCCATGCCCACGATTACTATTTACAAAGACGATTTCGAATCCCTCCTCAACGGCGGGCAGTCGACGAACGGGACTATGCCCATTGAGGAGTTAGAAACATGGCTGATGCTCGTGAAGGGCGAGTTGAAGGGGTACACCCCTGAAACAGGCGAACTTCGCATCGAACTTCAAGACAGCAATCGGCCTGATCTGTGGTGCTGCGAAGGGATCGCTCGACAAATCCGTATCAAACAACAGGGGCCGCTCTCGCCCTATCCGTTTCTATCCGGAAAAGCAAAATCCGGGATGCAGATCCGCGTGAAGCCAGGGATGGAGCAGGTTCGTCCCTATGTGGCGGCCTGTGCGGCCCGAGGATATCGAGTCACGACGGAAGGATTGGCGCAGCTGATTCAAACACAGGAAAAATTGGCGGAGATCTTCGGTCACAAGCGCAAGACCGTTTCAATCGGAATTTATCAGCTGCCCAAGATAAAGTTTCCCGTGACCTACGAGCTGGTGAAGCCGGACGAGGCACGGTTTACCCCGTTGGGCATGGAAACGGTCATGACCCTGGCAGAAATCCTCATGGTGCATCCGAAGGGATTGGAGTATGGAGCGATCGTTTCGGGCGCCGGGTGGGTACCTCTCCTCCGTGATGCGGCCGGTCAACCGCTGTCCTTCACGCCGATCATCAATAGCAGGGAAGTCGGAGAAGTCCAGGTGGGGGACGATCAGCTGTTCGTTGAGGTGACGGGCACTGATCTTTCAATGGTCGTCTTGACCCTGAATATTTTTGCGTCGAATCTCGCTGACCGTGGGGCGATCATTGAACCGGTCGAAGTCCAGTATCCGATGGATACTTCGCTGGGGAAACGAGTGAAAACGCCTCTGGATCTTGGAAAGTCCAAAGCCATCCGGATCGACACGATCGAACAGGCCCTTGGGCAAGAACTGGGTGCAAAGACTGTTGCACAAGCTCTCGAAACGTACGGCTACCATGTTGCTCCTGGAAAGGGATCCGTCAAGGTCAAACTGCCCCTCTATCGGCAGGATCTGATGCATGCGATGGACGTGGTTGAAGATGTGGCCATGAGTCTGGGATACGCCGAATTCACGCCGGTCATGCCGGCGCAGTTTACCGTGGGTGGGTTATCCGCCATCGAGCAAACCTCGGACCGGGCACGCGAGTTAATGGTGGGCTTAGGGTTTCAGGAGATCATATCGAACATTCTTGGCTCGCCGGAAAGCTATTCCAGTCGAATGCGGCTCGATGAGACGGAATGGGGACGCATGGTTGAGGTCAATAATGTCATGTCCTTGAGCTTCTCCTGTCTCCGGCAATGGATCCTGCCGTCTCTGCTGCGTGTCGAGGCAGCATCGAGTCGGGCTTTCTATCCACACCGCCTCTTTGAGGCCGGTGATGTGGCGATTCCTGACCTCACCAAGGAGCTGGGCTCCCGGACGGAGACGGTCTTGGGAGCAGTCATCGCTCATGCATCGGCGCATTTCTCAGAGATTCATTCTTGTGTCGATGTGCTGTTTTACTACCTTGGCAAGGAATACAGCCTCGAGACGGTTCAGCATCCGTCCTTTCTGGAAGGCCGAGCCGGGCAGATTGTTGTCACGGGCCGACCCGTCGGCGTCATCGGCGAACTCCATCCCGAAGTCCTCGAACGTTGGCAAATCGCCATGCCGGTCGTCGCGTTTGACCTGAACCTCTCGCAGCTGATTCAGCCTGAGTAGGGGGGGGCCTATTTCTCCGAAAATTAACCAAAAGGGGAAACGCCATTGTGCCGCGTCCCCTTTGGTTGGATGTGTTACTGACGCTTTGAGAGTTAGACTGTCGCTGGTGTCAGGTGTTGCTTGGCAAGACCGCACAACTTTTCAAATCCCGCCGCGTCTTTGATCGCCATATCCGACAAGACCTTGCGATCCAACAACACATTCGCTTTCTTCAATGCATTGATGAATCGACCGTAGGTCAGCCCTTGGGCACGAACGGCGGCACTGATGCGGGCGATCCACAATTGCCGAAAATCCCGCTTGCGATTCTTTCGGCCGGTGTAGGCGTAGGTCAATCCCTTGTCTACACTTTCTGTGGCGGATCGAAATAACCGGCTCTTTGCGCCGTACTGGCCTGACGCTAGCTTGATCCGTTTCTTTCGTCGGGCTCTTGTTTTGGGTCCACCTTTTGCGCGAGGCATGATTCATTACTCCTTTTGGGTCCTGAAAGTCATATCTATTAAACAATCATCTATGCATAGGGCAGGAGCCGATTCAATGTCAAAACCACCGTTGGATCGACGACTGCGGTGCCGCTCAAGCGACGTTTCCGATCGTGTCGCTTGCTGGTCAGGATGTGCCGCTTGCCGGCCTTGCGCCGAACAATCTTGCCGCTTCCTGTTTTGGCAAATCGTTTGCTCGCTCCCGAATGTGTCTTCATTTTCATCGAACAATTCCTTTGGTTGATGGATCTCCCCGATTCAGCCGTCAATGTTTTGGGGCTACGATCATGATCAAACTGCGTCCCTCCATACGGGGCGCATACTCAATCGTGCCGGCCTGGGCCAACTGTTCAATAACCGAGTTCATGACTGCGCGACCCATTTCCTGATTGGCCATTTCTCGTCCGCGATACGTGAGCGTGACCTTAGTCTTGTTCCCTTCTTCCAAAAACGCCTTCATTTGCCGAACTTTGATTTCCAGGTCATGCTTGTCCGTCCGTGGGCGGAGTTTGATTTCCTTCACCTGGGTGGACTTTTGATGACGTCGGCTCTGATGATCCTTTTTACTCAGCTCGTACTTGTACTTCCCGTAGTCCATAATCCGGCACACCGGAGGAACGGACGTGGGAGCCACTTCTACTAAGTCGTAGCCGCCTTCTTGAGCCTGACGGAACGCATCTGGAGTCTGGAGGATGCCAAGTTGTTCTCCTTCCGGTCCGATCACACGAACTTCTCGCACTCGGATCTCACGGTTCACGCGCAATTTGGGGACGATAGGCCACCTCTTTCTAGTGTGTGAGTTGAAGTTCTCGCTGGGGATGTGCGGTCTCGGTTTGTAGGAGAGCCACCACTTGATCCAGCGTCATTGTACCTAAGTTTGAGCCGCTTCGACCACGTACGGAGAGGGTCCCATGTTCAACCTCGCGTTTCCCCGCGACCAACATGAAGGGGACTTTGGCTTTCTCCGCCTCCCGAATCTTGAACCCGATCTTTTCGTTCCGCAAGTCGGCTTCGGCACGGAACCCTACTGCTTTCAGTCGCGTGGCGGCAGCAGCGACGTACTCCTCCTGCTGATCGGTAATATTCATCACCACCGCCTGAACCGGAGCGAGCCACGTCGGGAACGCGCCGCCATAATGCTCGATCAAAATTCCAAAGAATCGTTCGATAGAGCCCATGAGGGCACGATGGATCATGATCGGGCGATGGGCCTTGCCATCCTCTCCAATATAACTCAATTCAAATCGCTCTGGGTTGTTGAAATCCACCTGAACCGTTGAGCATTGCCAGGACCGGCCCAACGCATCCTTGATCTTAATATCGATCTTC
This genomic window contains:
- a CDS encoding methionyl-tRNA formyltransferase; protein product: MRIVFMGTPEFAVPSLEALLKSDDQVVGIVTQPDRPKGRGQQLTPSPIKLIAQREDVPILQPVKMKAPEFLEPLAAWKPDLIAVTAFGRILHPGILSLPPSGCVNVHGSLLPKYRGAAPVQWAVINGESETGITTMLMDEGMDTGPMLLQERLTIMPDDTAGTLAPRLAELGGRLLVETIAQWKAGTLMPKKQDNRQATMAPLLKKEDGQIDWTMKAPVLANRVRGLSPWPGAYTFSGEERWNIWKAVSTGGTTTDKPGTIVAVDKQSILVATGEGMLEVREIQTANSKRMPVSQFLSGHKVSAGIQLGLQDL
- the rsmB gene encoding 16S rRNA (cytosine(967)-C(5))-methyltransferase RsmB; translated protein: MSEPSPRSVALRILLASQRTDRSLDELIDPQAALITQSRDRSLVMELVYGVLRRQEPIDWRLDAVLSKPLHRLPVIVQMLLRLGAYQVLFLDRVPDSAAVNETVQLTKVSARQLGRDWSGLVNGVLRNLIRAPVPSPPDPAAHPAEWLSLTYGVPLWLAERWLERMGMEQAESACRATSTAPGLTVRVNRCRLTREEFLKRLQEAGIPAHPTAVSPLGVVVEKGQGVTSLLGFTAGDFYVEDEAAQLIPPILEPQSGDVILDACAAPGGKATHLAELMGDHGTIIAVDQNTSRLDLLRENCLRLRMQSVVPVVGDVRQPVQWVRLLAGGADRSDIPDSFDRILVDAPCSGLGVLRRHPEAKGRRSNSSFVRHQKLQAHILESVARTLRPGGVLVYSTCSAETEETEEVVNRFCETAPGWTRESVAPWLPPTALQFVTAQGALSTMCNNFGMDGFYAARLRKDE
- a CDS encoding ribulose-phosphate 3-epimerase, which translates into the protein MPSPIYIAPSILSADFARLADEVAAVERAGADMLHVDVMDGHFVPNLTVGPPIVESLRKVTKLPLDVHLMITNADAFIPEFAEAGADYLTVHVEACPHLHRTIQSIKERGVKAGVTLNPATPISSLQEIWGDIDLVLIMSVNPGFGGQTFISSVLKKIVEARNQLDRINSQALLEVDGGVKVDNTREIVAAGATTLVAGSAIFSQRDYTATIAAIRAAAQTVAQPTPRAAVNR
- a CDS encoding phenylalanine--tRNA ligase subunit alpha, which encodes MDNSSAVIDSLHPLEIKVLTTFGAHQPETVLDSEQLASAAELEPSQFSMAVEWLLAKGLITIQAETVTPVVSLTKIGEEYHRGAAPIERVFGAARDAAGTGKRLTIPDLQTQDGLEPSDVSKAVGRLKKEGVLLIVQGGCIETTGRPSPTVEAIRLLLQQVHDSSCELAKFSDEHRHIIEDYAVKRGNAKEPFRVDERVTRAFMLSPSGASAAAQLMKQGVAEEVSQVTPELLKDGSWRHKRFRKYTISLRAPRVGTGKKHPYREFLDTVKTKLVSMGFQEMRGPLVETEFWNMDALFMPQFHPARDIHDVYFVKQPTHASVIDESVLAHVAQVHQHGAATGSTGWGYSFDIQRAKRLVLRSQGTAVSARTLAASPSIPGKYFSIARCFRYDQVDATHATDFFQVEGIVLGDDINFRTLLGLLNLFAREVAQAKEVKFLPAYFPFTEPSVELHVRHPRLGWMELGGAGLFRPEVTLPLGVTVPVIAWGLGLDRMAMVALGIHDIRELFTDNLELIRTTRGSF
- the pheT gene encoding phenylalanine--tRNA ligase subunit beta, with the protein product MPTITIYKDDFESLLNGGQSTNGTMPIEELETWLMLVKGELKGYTPETGELRIELQDSNRPDLWCCEGIARQIRIKQQGPLSPYPFLSGKAKSGMQIRVKPGMEQVRPYVAACAARGYRVTTEGLAQLIQTQEKLAEIFGHKRKTVSIGIYQLPKIKFPVTYELVKPDEARFTPLGMETVMTLAEILMVHPKGLEYGAIVSGAGWVPLLRDAAGQPLSFTPIINSREVGEVQVGDDQLFVEVTGTDLSMVVLTLNIFASNLADRGAIIEPVEVQYPMDTSLGKRVKTPLDLGKSKAIRIDTIEQALGQELGAKTVAQALETYGYHVAPGKGSVKVKLPLYRQDLMHAMDVVEDVAMSLGYAEFTPVMPAQFTVGGLSAIEQTSDRARELMVGLGFQEIISNILGSPESYSSRMRLDETEWGRMVEVNNVMSLSFSCLRQWILPSLLRVEAASSRAFYPHRLFEAGDVAIPDLTKELGSRTETVLGAVIAHASAHFSEIHSCVDVLFYYLGKEYSLETVQHPSFLEGRAGQIVVTGRPVGVIGELHPEVLERWQIAMPVVAFDLNLSQLIQPE
- the rplT gene encoding 50S ribosomal protein L20 → MPRAKGGPKTRARRKKRIKLASGQYGAKSRLFRSATESVDKGLTYAYTGRKNRKRDFRQLWIARISAAVRAQGLTYGRFINALKKANVLLDRKVLSDMAIKDAAGFEKLCGLAKQHLTPATV
- the rpmI gene encoding 50S ribosomal protein L35; the encoded protein is MKMKTHSGASKRFAKTGSGKIVRRKAGKRHILTSKRHDRKRRLSGTAVVDPTVVLTLNRLLPYA
- the infC gene encoding translation initiation factor IF-3, with the protein product MVPKLRVNREIRVREVRVIGPEGEQLGILQTPDAFRQAQEGGYDLVEVAPTSVPPVCRIMDYGKYKYELSKKDHQSRRHQKSTQVKEIKLRPRTDKHDLEIKVRQMKAFLEEGNKTKVTLTYRGREMANQEMGRAVMNSVIEQLAQAGTIEYAPRMEGRSLIMIVAPKH